The Flavobacterium sp. M31R6 nucleotide sequence CTACCGATGTGGAGCCAACCGATCCACGTTCGTATTATTCGGTTTCCAAAAGATTAGCGGAAGAAACACCAAACTCTTGGTATGTAAACCAATATGATAATTTGTCCAATTCATTGGCGCATTACGAGCAAACAGGTCCTGAAATTTGGAAGCAAACGGAAGGAAAGATTACTCATTTTGTGGTTGGAGTAGGTACAGGAGGAACGATTTCTGGCGTTGGAAAATTCTTAAAAGAGAAAAATCCGAACATCAAAATCTGGGGAATTGATACCTATGGTTCTGTTTTTAAAAAATACCACGAAACAGGTATTTTTGACGAAAATGAAATTTATTCTTATATCACCGAAGGAATTGGGGAGGATATTTTGCCAAAGAATGTGGATTTCTCCTTAATTGATGGATTTACCAAAGTAACTGACAAGGACGCTGCAGTTTATACACGAAAAATTGCACTCGAAGAAGGAATATTTGTTGGGAATTCGGCTGGTGCTGCGGTAAAAGGATTATTACAGCTCAAAGAACATTTCAAGCCGGAAGATGTAGTTGTAGTATTGTTTCATGATTCAGGAAGTCGTTATGTGGGTAAAATGTTCAACGATGACTGGATGCGTGAAAGAGGGTTTCTTGAAGAGGATGTGACCAAAGCCGAAGATGTTATCAAAGATCATATCGATAAGCCTTTGATTGTTGTTCGTACCGAAGAATTGGTTTCGCATGCAATTGATCGTATGCGTAAGTATAATATTTCACAAATTCCTGTGGTAGATATTAATGGATTTGTTGGTTCTGTTGACGAAACTGACCTGTTTAGAAGTTATATGGCCGACAAAAATGTAATTGATAAACCTATAAAAGAAGTAATGGGAAAACCTTTTCCTGTCGTTAAATTAAGCACATCAATCGAAGAAGTTTC carries:
- a CDS encoding pyridoxal-phosphate dependent enzyme — encoded protein: MEYSENILGTIGNTPLVKLNKVTVEVDALVLAKVETFNPGNSVKDRMAVKMIEDAEADGRLQPGGTIIEGTSGNTGMGLALVAIIKGYKLICVISDKQSKEKMDILRAVGAKVVVCPTDVEPTDPRSYYSVSKRLAEETPNSWYVNQYDNLSNSLAHYEQTGPEIWKQTEGKITHFVVGVGTGGTISGVGKFLKEKNPNIKIWGIDTYGSVFKKYHETGIFDENEIYSYITEGIGEDILPKNVDFSLIDGFTKVTDKDAAVYTRKIALEEGIFVGNSAGAAVKGLLQLKEHFKPEDVVVVLFHDSGSRYVGKMFNDDWMRERGFLEEDVTKAEDVIKDHIDKPLIVVRTEELVSHAIDRMRKYNISQIPVVDINGFVGSVDETDLFRSYMADKNVIDKPIKEVMGKPFPVVKLSTSIEEVSKFFTKDNDAVLVELGNGNHQIITKSDIIKAMK